The nucleotide sequence TACACCGACGCGGAGGCCGCGGAGTGGGCCGCGCTGGACCCGCACTTCGCCTTCAGCCGCGTGCCGCACCCGTCGCTGGGCGTCGCGTGCCGCACCGGCGACACCGTGGTCAGCGTCGACGGCGAAGGCACCGTGCGCCGCTGCCACTTCGTGCCGGACGTGCTCGGCAACCTCTACGACGGCTCGTTCCGCGCGGCACTCGCCCCCGCCCCGGCGTGCCCGAAGCGGGAGTGCGACTGCCACATCGGGTACGTCCACCTGACGTCGCTGCCGCTGTACGACGTCTTCGCGGGCGGCGTCCTCGAACGCGTCCCGGCACGGCTCACGTCTCGCGGGCCGGGTGGTACTCCGACTCGGTGAGGCCGAACGTCCAGGCGACGCCCTCGCGCGCGGTGCGGGTGCGCGGCGGGACGCGGAGCCAGTAGGTGCGCGTCGAACCATCGGGCTCGGGCGTCGAGTTGAGGACTTCCACCATCACGACCGGCTCGTCGTCGGGCAGTTCGATCCGCCACAGCACCCCCGTCTCGTCGCGGTGCAGCGGCCGGGCGCCGACCTCGGCCAGGTAGCGGTCGTAGCCGTAGATCTCCAGCATCACGCGCCGCAGTTCGGCGTTGTCCTCGCGGCGGATGCGGTTCGCGTCGAGGCCGCTGCCCTGCGGGCCGAGGCCCGTCACGAAGTCGGCGGGGATGGGCATGCCGCGCCACGCGTGCAGCGCGAAGCCGTCGGGGAACGCGAGCGCGGGCCCCTCACCGCTGTGCAGGCGGGCGTTCTCGTCGCGGAACAGCGTGGTCGGGCGCTCCGCGACGAGGACGACGCCTTCGTACGGCCACCACCAGCCGGCCGACTTCGCGACCCGCTCGACGGCGGCCAGCGCGACGGCGGCCGGGGAGTCGGCCAACTCCGGGAAGCAGCGTCGCAGTCCGTCGAACGCGGCGAGCCACGCGGCGTCGTGCTGCCCGCCCATCGCGTCCAGCGTCGCGCCGCGCGCCTCGGCGGCGACCGTGCGCACCGACGCACCGCCGCTGCCGAAACGTGTGGTGGCGCGTGTGGGCACGGTGCGCTCGCCGACGGCGGCCTCGATCGCGCCCTCGATACCGTCGCGCAGGCGCGCGGACAAGCCGGTCGTCGGCGCCCACAGCCGCTCGGCGACCTCGTGCCAGGCCTGGCCCCACGTCATCTGCCCGAGCAGCGCGGCGGCCTCGCCCCGGGCCCGCTCCCAGGTGGCGGTGCGGAGCTTGTCGCGCACGGACGCCCCGGCCCGCGCCCCCGCCGGGGCCCGCACGCGCAGGCCGACGGCGGCGAGGTCCTGGGGCTTGTACGCGCCGGATATCACGGTGGCGGCGACGGCCGCGGAGAGCGGCGATTCGTACCACAGGATCTTTCCGGGGGCGACCAGCCCGGCGGCCCGGTAGGCGTCGCGGATCCCGGCCTCCGCCTCGGCGCGGTCGGCGGGGCCGGTCGCGGCGGCGACGCCGGACCACGCGTCGGCGGCTTCGGCGAGGAGCGCCCGGTGCGCGAGGGTCAGCTCGGGGTGGACGGCGGCCTGCGGGGTGGTCACGGAACGGCGCTCCTGGATCGGCGGTTTCGGTGTCCGTCACGGTGTCGGTGCCCGTGACGGGAAGCGGTCGGCGCGGCGGCGCGGGGGCGGGTCAGTCGGCGACGATCCGCACGGCGCCGGGCACGTACTCGCGCTGCCGGATCACGCGGTACCAGCCCTTGGGCAGCGAGATGGCGGCGTGCTCCTCGTGGACGAGCCGGGTCGGCGCGTCCAGCTTGAGGTGGCCGATGACGGTCGGCTCCGGGTCGAGGAACAGCGTGCCCGAGCCGACGACCGCGTGGGCGTGCCCGGTCACCTCGCCGAGCGCGAGCACGATGCGCCCGCGGCTGTCGCGCGGCTTGGCCGGCAGCCCCGTCACGCCCGTCGGCACCGCGTGCTCGTCGACCGGCAGCAGCAGGATGTCGCCTTGACGGTACATGGAAGTCCCCTCGGAGAACGGTGGGTTCTGGACGGGCTCCGCGCCGCCGTATCCGTCCGCCGGGAAGCGCTGCCGTCACCCCACACGTTACGACGCGGCTCCGACACGGCGCGGGGCCGCGAGGCCGGGGCCGGGCGTCGGGCCCCGGACGCCGCGCCGTGCCGCGCGAACCGGCGCCGAGCCGCGTCTCGGCGCGCGGGCGAAGATGCGGACGGCCGTTGCGACGCGGGCGCGGCCGTGCACGGCATGGCCGTCCGGAACGCCTGTGGCGGCCGGGCGCGTCCGGTCGATGCGCCCGGCCGCGCTCAGCCCACCTTCGGGATTCCGTCCAACAGCGTCGTGATGCGGTCCGGCGGGCCCGGGCGGGAGAAGTACCAGCCCTGGCCCGCGTCGCAGCCGATCGCGCGGAGGCGTTCGGCCTGGGCGGCGGTCTCGATGCCCTCGGCGGTGACGGTGAGGCCGAGGGCGTGGGCGAGGTCGACGAGGGACGCGACGATCCGGGCGTCGACCGGGTCGGCGTCCCCGGACGTGCGCAGGCCCTCCACGAACGATCCGGCGATCTTCAGCTCGCAGACCGGGAGCCGCCGCAGGTAGGCGAGGTTGGAGTATCCGGTGCCGAAGTCGTCGATCGCGATGCGCACGCCCATGTCCGCGAGCTCGCGGAGCCGTTCGAGCGGGCCGCCGTCGGTCGCCATGATCTGCGATTCGGTCAGCTCGAACTGCAGGCGCTGCGGCTCCAACCCGGTCTCGGTGAGGACGCGCTGCACGTGGCGTACCAACCCCGTGTCGTGGCACTGGCGTTCGGCGAGGTTGACGCTGATGAACGGAGCCGCCTCGACCGCCCGGGCGAGGCAGGGCTCACGCCAGCGCCGGGCCTCGCGGCACGCGCGTTCCAGCACGTACATGCCGAGCGGCACGATGAGGCCGGTCTCCTCCGCGAGGCCGATGAACCGGTCGGGTCCGATGAGGCCTTGGCGCGGATGGCGCCACCGCACGAGCGCTTCGACGCCGAGCACCGAGTTGTCGGCCAGGGAGACCAACGGCTGGTAGTCGACGTCGAATTCGCCGTGGTGCAGGGCCGCCGGCATCTCGGCGGACAGGGTGTAGCGGGCCACTTCGCGGTCGTTGCGCTCGGTGTCGAAGATCGTCCACCGGCCCTTGCCCTCGGACTTGGCCCAGTAGAGCGTGATGTCGGCGGCCCGCATCGTGTCGGCAGGCCCGCTGCCGGCGACCGGGCGCTCGACGATGCCGATCGACGCGCGGACGGTGAGGTCGTGGCCGCGGATCCGGAAGGGCTCGCGCAGCGCCGCGAGGACGCCCTCGGCGAGCGCGACGACCTGCCCGGTGCCGGCCGCGTGCTCGACGAGCACCATGAACTCGTCGCCGCCCATGCGCGCCATCAGGTGCCCGGCGCGCGCCACATGCGCGTTGAGCCGCCGCGCGACGGCGATGAGCAGCTGGTCGCCGACGTCGTGGCCGAGGCTGTCGTTGACGACCTTGAAGCCGTCCAGGTCCAGGTAGCACAGCCCGACGCGGTCGCCGTCGCGGGCGTCGGCGAACAGCGCCTCCAGGCGCTCGAAGAACAGCGCGCGGTTGGGCATGCCGGTGAGCGGGTCGTGCTGGGCCTGGTGGCGGAGCCGCGTGTAGAGGCGGTGCCGGTCGGTGACGTCCTCGACCATCGCGACCTGGTACTGCGGGGCGCCGGACGCGTCGCGGACCAGGGACACGGTCAGGTGTGTCCACAGCGGGTCGCCGTCCGCGCGGCGGTAGCGCTTCTCGGCGGAGAAGTGCTCGCGCGCGCCGTGTGACAGCTCCGCGTACCAGCTGTGGATGTGCACGGGGTCGTCGGCGAGCATGAAGTCGCGGATGCGGCGGCCGGGCAGGTCGCCCGGCGGGACGCCGAACATCTGCCCGAGTGCCGGGTTGACGTCCAGGATGACGCCGTCGGTGCCCGCGATGGCGATGCCGAGGCCGGATTGCTCGAACACCGCCCGGAACCGCGCCTCGCTGGTGTGCAGGGCCCGCTCGGTGAGCTCGCGCGCGTCCAGGACCTCGGCGTGCACGGCCCGCTGCTCGGTGAGCGTGCGGTCGCGCAGCGCCTCGGCGTATCCGGCGGCGAAGGCGCCCTGCACCTGGGTGATGCGCAGGAGGTAGTCGTCGGGGTCGCGGCGGCGGGCGAGCGCGTGTGCGCGCAGCCTGGGCCACCACTGCCCGATGAGGCCGAACGAGCGTTCGAGCGTGCCGATCCCGGTGAGGTGCGCCGCCACGAGGGCCGCGCCGACGTCGCGGGCGTCGCACGGCTGGAACGGGTCGGTATCGAGCAGCCTCGCGAGGCGTTCGGTCAACTCCCGCAACTGGTCGCGCATTTCGTCGGCGGCCAGCGGCCCGTGGTCGGCGCTCTCGACGGTCTTCGCCCACTGGTACGCGAACTCGTCCTTGGCGGTCGCCACGTGCGAGGCCTCGGGGGGCGCGGTGTCGCCGGCGTGCACGGTCGCCGCCGGGCGCCTCGCCTCTTCCGCCCCGAGGCCCGCCGCCCCCGCGCCGGGGGCGGCGGGGGATGCGTCGTCGGAGCGGGCGCTCATGTGCGGTTCCTCGGTTTTGCCCGACTCGCCAGGGGTGCTCGGCTCACGGGCGCGGTGGCCGGCGGCACCGCATGGGCCCGGACGCGGTCGCTTCCGACCGCGAATCCCCACGCCCCGCCGGGGGGTCGACAGGCGCCGTCGGCCCACACCGCCGCGCCCGGCATGCTTGGTTCGGTTCCCACGGTCCGCCCCCATACCGGTCGTTCCACGATCCCCCGCCTTTCCGTCGAACTCTCGAACTCTCGATCGGTGTCCGTACGCCACCCGCCGGGCGGTCCCGCTCCGCACTCTCGGATGATCTTGGCCCGGTCATCCGTCGGTGTGGCAAACGGGTTGACTCCGGTGCGGCATCTGACCTGTGATCACCGTCGACGGTATCCGCCGGGAGCGGGAATCGTCTCGCACTCCGCCCCGGCGCGGGGAGCATCACCCCTGCGAGGGACAGGCAGGGGGCACCATCCTTGACGATTTGGGGGTTTGGCCCGTGTTCCTCGAACTGGCGATCGGTGACGCGTACGGCGCGGGCTTCGAATACGCCCCACCGGAGTTCGTCCGCCGCGGCAACACCCTGCGCGGCTACGCGCGGCATCCGAAGCACCGGGACGTACTGCCGGGCATGTACACCGACGACACGCAGATGAGCCTCGCCGTCGCGGAATGGCTCCTCGGCGGCACCCTCACGCGCGACGATCTGGCCGAGCGCTTCGTGGCGGCGTACCGCCGCGATCCGCGCGCCGGGTACGCCTCGGGGTTCCGCTCGGTCCTCGAACGCGTGCGCAGCGGACCGGAGTTGCTGGACACGCTGCGCCCCGGCAGCGACAAGAGCGGCGCCGCGATGCGGGCGGGCGTGCTCGGCCTGCTCCCCGACATCGACGAGGTGCGCCGCCTGACGACGCTCCAGGCGCGGATCACGCACGACTCGCCGGGGGGCATCGCCGCCGCCCTGGGCGCCGCGTACGCCGTGCACTACTGCCGGCACGGCCTCGGCCCGGTGTCGGGCCTGCCCGCGTGGCTGGCCGAACGGGTACCGGCGCCGGCGTCGTACGGCCGGTGGGACGAGTCGTGGCGCGGCACGGTGGGGTCGCCGGGCATGCACAGCGTGCGGGCCGCGGTGACGGCGCTGGCCCGCAACCGGGAAGCGGGCGAACTGCTGCGCGACTGCGTCGCGTTCACGGGCGACGTGGACACCGTGGCGACGGTCGCCCTGGCCGCCGCGTCGGTGTCCGGCGCGTACGCGCGGGACCTGCCGGAGGCGCTGGTGGACGGGTTGGAGTCAGGGGCGTACGGGCGGGCGTATCTGCTCGGATTGGACGAGCGGCTTGCCGCGCGCTGGGGGTTGGCGGACACGACGGCGGAGGCCCCGGGACCGGAGGGACGGCCGATATCGAGCGAAAGCGATCGGACGTGACCGAACCCGCGGGGAAGCACGCGAGAACGACCGGAAACGCCGGAGCCGCCGGATCGTCATCACGCTGATGACGATCCGGCGGCTCCGCCCGCTCGGCCACACCGGCGGCTCCCCGACCGGGCCCGCTGCGGCCGGTCGCCCCCGATCGGCGCGCACCGCCCCCGGCCGGTCCGACGCCCGCCGGTCCGGTCAGTCCCGGTCAGTCCCGGTCAGTCCCGGTCGGCGCCGTGCGCCCCCGTCACGCCGCCGCGACCCGCTGCCTGGTCTCGGCCGGCTCCAGCGCGAGCGCCAGCACCTCCCGGACATCCGACACCGCGTGGATGGTCAGTTCCTCACGGACCGCCTCCGGGATGTCGTCCAGGTCCGGCTCGTTGCGCTTCGGGACCAGGATCGTGGTGATCCCCGCCCGGTGCGCCGCCAGCGCCTTCTGCTTGACGCCGCCGATCGGCAGCACCCGTCCGGTCAGCGACACCTCGCCGGTCATCGCGACGTCCGACCGCACCGGTCGCCCGGTCAGCAGCGACACCAGCGCCGTGGTCATCGTGACGCCCGCGCTCGGGCCGTCCTTGGGCACCGCGCCCGCCGGGACGTGGACGTGCACGCCGCGGTCCTTCAGGTCGCCGACCGGGAGTTCCAGTTCGGCGCCGCGCGCCCGCAGGTACGACAGCGCGATCTGCGCGGACTCCTTCATCACGTCGCCCAGTTGCCCGGTCAGCGTGACACCGGACGCCCCCGTCTCCGGATCCGCGAGCGACGCCTCGATGTAGAGCACGTCGCCGCCCGCGCCGGTGACCGCGAGCCCCGTGGCCACGCCCGGCACCGCCGTGCGCTGCTCCTCCTTCGCGAGCGACGCCTCCGGGGTGTGCCGGGGCCGGCCGAGGTAGTCGACCAGTCCTGCCGCGTCCACCGCGATCGGCAGCGCGAGGTCGTCCAGCGCCTGCCTCGCCGCGATCTTGCGCAGCACGCGGGCGATCGACCGCTCCAGGGTGCGCACGCCCGCCTCCCGGGTGTACTCCCCGGCCAGCAGCCGCAGCGCGTCCTCGGTGAAGGACACCTCGGAGCCCTCCAGCCCGGCCTTGTCGAGCTGGCGCGGCAGCAGGTGGTCGCGCGCGATGGTGACCTTCTCGTCCTCGGTGTAGCCGTCGAGACGGACCAGCTCCATCCGGTCGAGCAACGGCTCGGGGATGGCCTCCAGGACGTTCGCGGTCGCGAGGAACACCACGTCCGACAGGTCGAGTTCGACCTCCAGGTAGTGGTCGCGGAACGTGTGGTTCTGCGCCGGGTCCAGCACCTCCAGGAGTGCCGCCGTCGGGTCGCCGCGGTAGTCGGAGCCGACCTTGTCGATCTCGTCCAGCAGGACGACGGGGTTCATGCTGCCCGCCTCCTTGATCGCCCGGACGATCCGGCCCGGCAGCGCGCCGACGTAGGTGCGCCGGTGGCCCCGGATCTCCGCCTCGTCCCGCACGCCGCCGAGGGCGACGCGGACGAAGCCGCGGCCCATGGCCCGCGCGACGGACTCGCCGAGCGACGTCTTGCCGACACCGGGCGGGCCGACGAGGGCCAGCACCGCGCCGCTACGCCGGCCGCCGATCACACCGAGGCCGCGCTCCTCGCGACGCTTGCGCACCGCCAGGTACTCGACGATGCGCTCCTTGACGTCGTCGAGCCCCGCGTGGTCGGCGTCGAGGACCGCCCGCGCGCCGGCGATGTCGTACGCGTCCTCGGTCCGTTCGTTCCACGGCATTTCGAGGACGGTGTCCAGCCACGTCCGGATCCAGCCGCCCTCCGGCGACGCGTCGGACGCGTGCTCCAGCTTGTCGACCTCCTTCAGGGCCGCCCGGAGGACCTTCTCCGGCAGGTCGGCGGCCTCGACGCGCGTCCGGTAGTCCTCCTCCTCGCTGCCGGGGGCGCCGTTGAGCTCGCCCAGCTCCTTGCGGATCGCGGCGAGCTGCTGCCTGAGCAGGAACTCGCGCTGCGTCTTCTCCATGCCCTCCTGGACGTCCTTGCGGATGGTCTCCGCGACGTCCAGCTCGGCCAGGTGGTCGCGCGTCCAGCCGACGACCTTCTCCAGGCGCTCGGTCAGGTCGGTGGTCTGGAGCAGTTCGATCTTCTGCGCCTGCGAGAGGTAGGGCGCGTACCCGGCGTTGTCCGACAGCTCGGACGGGTCCTCGATCTGCTGGACGAAGTCGACGACCTGCCAGGCGCCGCGCTTGCCCAGGATCGTCGTGACCAGGGCCCGGTACTCGCGCGCCAGCTCCTCGGCGCGCTCGTCGGGTCCGGCCTCCTCGACCGGCGTCGCCTCGACCCACAGCGCCGCGCCGGGGCCGGTCGTGCCCGTGCCGATGCGCACGCGCGCGGTCCCCCGGACGACGACCGCGGACTCGCCGCTCGGCAGGCGCCCTATCTGCTCGACGACGCCGACGGTGCCGATCGCGGGATAGTGCCCGTCGTCCCTCGGCACCAGCAGTACGCGCGCTTGGCCCTTCCCGGCCCGGATCCCCGGCAGCGCCCGCGCGGCGTCGACCGCGGCGCGCGTCTCCGCGTCGTCCAGCTCCAGCGGCACGGCCATGCCCGGCAGGACCACGATGTCGTCGAGGGGCAGGACCGGGAGGGTCAGGATGCCGGTGGTCGTGTCACTCATGGTGATGGCTCCCTCGGAGTCGGTTCTCTTTCGTACGTTGCGCTGATGACACTCAAGAAAGAAGAGCCTCTGAACATTCCCTGGAGGGTCCGCGATCGCTCACAGCGAACAACGCCCGTGCCCGGCCGTCGGGCGGCGGCTCGGCGCGCCGTCCCGGACGGGCCGTGGACTGGTTCCGACGCCTCGATCCCCGCGAAAATTCCCCGCCCGCCGCCGGGCGGTCGACCGGATTTGACGGATGGCGGCCAACGAGGGGTCCTGGGGTGGCCGTGTCGGTATAGCGTCACATCCCATGACGATCCATCAGCATCCGGACCCCGTCAGCCCGACCCTGCACGCATTACTGCAACGCGGCCACGGCCGAGGGGCGTTGCGTGCCACGCCCCAGGATGCCGAGCTGGTTTTCGACTGCGTGGCGCACGACCGGCGCATCGACTGGCAGGTCGAGCAACGGGCCGTCTACTTCGCCCGGTTGATCCGCGACCTGGGGCTTCCGGTGCGGCCGGTGGCCGAGATGCTGTACGCGCACGACTCCGTGGACGCCCCGGACGTCGTCGGCGTCGGCGTCGGCGCCGACGACAAAACGGCCCAAGTCTCCTACGACAGCGACGACTTCGCCGCGTTCTGCCTCGCCCTGGATGTCCTGAGCGCGCTGGGTTCCGGCGGATCCGCGGAAGCCGTCCGGGCGTTGCGGGACTTCGTGCACAGCGGAGAGCGCTGGGTCGAGGCACTGGAGGACATCGCCGCCGACTGGCCGCGCGAGCTGTGGGACGACCTCGCCGACGTCGCCCGCGCCCGGGCCCGCGAGATCGGCCCCGGCGGCGTCTGCGGCACCGTCTCCCCATGGCGGGAATGGCGCGCGGAACACCCGTGGGTCGACGAACTCCTCCGCGCGATCGGCCGCCCCGACGCCGCCGCGCACCCCGCCGAGACCGCGGCTGCGTCGCCCCCGCTCGGCCCGGCCCAGGCGCGCGTCACGCTGCCGCCTCTCGACCCCGACGGCGACGAGTCGGACTCCGACCACACCACCCGGCTGCGCGGCCTGTGGCTCACCGTCCCCCACTCCCCCGCCCGCGCGCACGTGCTGCGCTCCCTCCTGGCCCGACACGGCAACGAACGACCGGACTGGCTGGCCGAGTTCGTGCACGAGTCCCTGTGGGACAGCGAAGACGAGGTCCGCCTCCTCGGCGTTCGCCACGCGAACCTGGACACCCCCGGAACCCGCACCCGGGTCGCCGCACTCGCCGACGACCCGGTCGAGGACGAACCGGTCCGGGCCGCGGCACGGCGACGGCTGGGGAGATGAGGGGCCGAGGCCGCGAGCCCACAGGCCTCGGATCCGCGCGACGGGCGCGTGTGAGCGCGTGTGAGCGCACCAGTGTCCCCGCGCCGGCGCGTGCTCGGTGCCACGACGGACGCGTCGTCGACGGGCGTCCGCGCTCCGCCGGGCCCGTGCCGTCCTCGCCTGCCCGTTCAGCCCGACTTCTTCGGGCGCCCGCCCCGGCCGAAGAGTCGGCGCCGGGCGGTCGTGCCGTCGTCCGCGATCCACTCGGTGGTCGACGGGTCGCGGCGGCGGTCGGCTTCCCCGGGGCCGTCGCGCCAGGCCGCGCCGCCGGCGAGTTCCTCCGATTCGGCCTCCACGTCGCCGTCGGTCGGGGGTCGCGCGGCGGCCGGGTCCACAACGGCACCGGCCTCGGCGTCGGCGGAGCGGACCATGCCGACGATGCGGCGGCCCGTGATGCCCAGGCTGATCATACTCAGGCCGTCGAACAACAGTGCGAGCGAGATGAAGCCGCCGATGGCGTACCGGCTGCTGCTCGGCCACTCCGCGAGGACCAGGATCCCGAGGCCGAGGTCGATCACACCGACCACGATCGTCCACGTCATACGCGCCGACATGCTCGCGACGCCGCCGACGACGCGGAACAGCCCGGCGGTCAGCAGCAGGAACGCGACGAACAGCGTCAGCGCGGAGGCCGCGACCTCGGGACGGCGCAGCAGCACCACACCGGCCGAGATGTTGAGGGCGGCGACCGCGACGCTCAGCCAGAACGCGCCGGCCTCCTTGCGCGACTGGATCGCCTGGAAGAGGCCCACGGCGCCGCCGACGAGCAGCAGCCACGCGAACAACACCATCGTGGTGATGGTCGCGACACCCACGTATACGAGGCCCACGACGCCGCCGACGACGAGGATCGCGCCCAGGAAGACCAGGAATCCGAACCCGAAGCCGCCTTTGCCCTGAGCCGCCTCGGGCCCCGCCGCCCCGGCGTGCCGGGGCCCGGCACCGCTTTTCCCGCCCATGGCCGTCGCTCCTCGACTCGCTCCGCGACCCGGCCGACACACCCGCCGCGGCCGAGCCCGACACACCCCCGACGGGGGCACCGGACGACCGGGTCCCTGCGCCAGGCGTTTACCCGGTAAACGAGTGACTACCCGGCGGCCACCCCACGACCGAACGGCCCGCCCGGCCGGGAGGCCGCTGTCCGCCCCGGGGCCGGAACCGCCACCCCGGAGGTCGCCGACGCCCTCCGTGACCGCCGCCCGGTACCGGACGCCTCTCCCTGCGACGTCGATGCGTGTCGGCGCTTGGGGCCCGCCGCGTTCCCCGGCCGTCGCCCGTCCTCGCCCCCGCCGGGAGACCGACGTCGGCCCCGAACCCGGAACCACCGCCCCCGGAAGCCGCGGACGCTCTCCGTGGCTGCCGCCGCGGCATTCGCATGTGCGTCGGCGACGCGGCCCCGTCGTGTCCTCCGAAGGTCTCCGCGCCGCCTCCGGCGCGCGCGGAGCGCGTCAGCGGGCCGGGCCCGGCGGCAGCGCGGCGGGGGTGTGCGTGCCGTTGGGGTGGGAGGGCGGCAGGGCCGCGCGGGGGATGGGGGTGGGGACGCGGGTCGGGACGTGGTGTTGCTCCACGATCGGGCCGGAGAGGTCGGGGAGGCCCAGGAAGTGTCGGCGCAGCCGGTGCTTCTCGACGCGGTGGTTGAGGGTGCGCGGCATGCGGACGACGACGCGGATGTGAGCCGGTCGCATGTACGGCGGGAGCGATTGCAGGCACCACGCGTGCAGCGCGTCGGGGTCGACGAACCGGCCGTGGTCGGGCTCGGCGTACAGCACGATGTCGTCGTCCGCCCGGCCGGGCACCGGCACGCCGAAGACCGCGCAGACCGCGATGTCCGGGTGCTGGTTGACGAGGTCTTCGATGTGGTAGGCGGAGATGTTCTCGCCGCGCATGCGGATCCGGTCCTGGACGCGGTCCACGAAGTGCAGCAGTCCGTCGTCGGCGTCCCGGACGACGGCGTCGCCGGTGTGCAGCCACAGATTGCGCGTCGCCTCGGCGGTCGTGATGGGGTCGCCCACGTACTCCTGGACGACGAGCCCCGGCAGGTGCGGGCGGACCGCGAGCTGCCCGACGGTGCCGTCCGGAACCCGCCGGTCGTACTCGTCGAGCACCGCGACGTCCAGGAACGGCAGCGGGGCGCCGAGGATGCCCCGGCGCGGTACGTCCTCCCCCCGGACGACGGGCACGCGGTAGTGCGAGCAGACGCGCGTGACCTCCTCGCGGTTCAGCCCGCGCCGCAGTGCCCGCGGCGTACCGGCCCCGCGCGGGAGTTCGTCGACGACCGCGGCGACGGGCACGCCCGCCTCGATCTGGGCGTACGACGCGATCACGAAGTCGACGCCGAACCGCCGCGCGAACTCCGCGTGGGTGGGCGGCAGCGGGTGCAGCCACACGCGGGCGAGGGGGTTGTCGGCGTCCTCGGGGCGCTCGGGCGCGTTCATGAGCCACGGCACGGCGATGTCGGACAGCACCGCGGTGCTCGCGCCCGTCGCGGTCACGCGGCCCCAGAACTCGCCGGGGTGGAAGCGGTCCCACAAGGTGACGGTGGCACCGGTCCACGCGGCGCGCGCGACGCCGCCGAACGCCCCGAACGCGGAGTGCAGGGGCAGGTCGTTGTAGACGACGTCGTCGGCGGTGGTCAGCCGGCGCGCCAGGAAGCTGAACTGCGCGACCCAGCGGTGGCAGAGCACGACGGCCTTGGGGCGCCCGGTGTTGCCGGGAGTGTGCAGGATCGCGGCGACGTCGTCGGCCCCGGCGCCCGTCTGCGGCGGCAGCGCGCGGGCCAGGAAGCGGGCATACGGGATCTCCGGGAAGCCGTGCGGCGGCGGCATGCCGACCGAGTCGTGCACGGTGATCCGCGGCGCGTACGGGAGGTGGCGGCGGACCAGTTCGAGCGCGGCCAGCCCGCCGCGCTCGGTGACGACGAGCGTGGCGCCGATGCCGGCGACCTGGTCGAGGAGGGCCTCCCCGGCGAGGTCGGGGTCGATCGGGCAGAAGACCGCGCCGGCCTTCCAGATGCCGAACATCCACAGCGCCGCCGCATACGGGCTGCGGCAGTGCACGGCCACGCGGTCGCCGTGCCGGACCCCGATCGCGTCGAGATTTCCCGCGATGGTGTCGGTCGCGCGGCGGGCCTCGGCGTAACTGAGGTCGAGACCGTGCTCGCCGTAGTGGATGAACACCCGCAAGGGTGTGCGCACCGACCACGCGTCGAGAGCCTCGGTCACCGGCTCGCCGTCGGCGGCCAGCTCGGCGGCCAACGTTTCAAGGTGGACGGCTCCACCGCCCGGGCCCGTGCTGGGAGTCGTCACTGTTTTCCTCACGGCGCGCGGCCCCGGCTCGTGGGCGAAGCCGCGCGGGATCGGTGTACCTCGTCGGATCGGCGTGCCGCTGCCATGCGCAGTGGTCAGGGAGCGTAGCGCGTCACGCGGCCGAGCGGGTGAGATCACCGCGGACGGCCGACCGCACCGTCGCGCCCGCGGCGCGGGACCGTCCCGTTGGGCCGACTTGTCGCCTGACCAGGCGTCAATTCCATCCGCCGGGTTGGCCGGTGGACGAAGCGGCAGGCCGGTGGCCGCCCACAAGGCGGGGCGCGGATCACGCGACGGCCTTCCGCTTCGGCGGGCGGGTACCTAGCATCGGCCCTGCGCACCGCTGTTGACCTACGGTCAGTAAGTCGGCGGCGGGGCGTGCCGGAAGCCGCCGTGCG is from Yinghuangia sp. ASG 101 and encodes:
- a CDS encoding AMP-binding protein, which codes for MAAELAADGEPVTEALDAWSVRTPLRVFIHYGEHGLDLSYAEARRATDTIAGNLDAIGVRHGDRVAVHCRSPYAAALWMFGIWKAGAVFCPIDPDLAGEALLDQVAGIGATLVVTERGGLAALELVRRHLPYAPRITVHDSVGMPPPHGFPEIPYARFLARALPPQTGAGADDVAAILHTPGNTGRPKAVVLCHRWVAQFSFLARRLTTADDVVYNDLPLHSAFGAFGGVARAAWTGATVTLWDRFHPGEFWGRVTATGASTAVLSDIAVPWLMNAPERPEDADNPLARVWLHPLPPTHAEFARRFGVDFVIASYAQIEAGVPVAAVVDELPRGAGTPRALRRGLNREEVTRVCSHYRVPVVRGEDVPRRGILGAPLPFLDVAVLDEYDRRVPDGTVGQLAVRPHLPGLVVQEYVGDPITTAEATRNLWLHTGDAVVRDADDGLLHFVDRVQDRIRMRGENISAYHIEDLVNQHPDIAVCAVFGVPVPGRADDDIVLYAEPDHGRFVDPDALHAWCLQSLPPYMRPAHIRVVVRMPRTLNHRVEKHRLRRHFLGLPDLSGPIVEQHHVPTRVPTPIPRAALPPSHPNGTHTPAALPPGPAR